In the Emys orbicularis isolate rEmyOrb1 chromosome 3, rEmyOrb1.hap1, whole genome shotgun sequence genome, one interval contains:
- the LOC135875648 gene encoding signal peptidase complex subunit 1-like, producing MLDIFGSIPTQMDYKSPKLAEQIFRGIILVSAVHGFIYGYVAEQFGWAVYIVMAGFALSCLLTFPPWPMYRRNPLKWLPVQESGTEDKKPAERTEKAYSKLKNMNPHDVTLENFASLKVSRMIKKKLEKQSITSIYYLNSI from the coding sequence ATGCTGGACATATTCGGCTCCATCCCCACCCAGATGGACTACAAGAGTCCAAAACTAGCAGAACAGATTTTTCGAGGGATCATTCTTGTTTCTGCGGTACATGGTTTTATCTATGGCTACGTCGCTGAACAGTTCGGTTGGGCTGTCTATATAGTTATGGCTGGGTTTGCTTTATCGTGCCTGCTAACATTCCCTCCATGGCCTATGTACCGCCGCAATCCTCTGAAATGGCTACCTGTCCAAGAGTCGGGAACAGAAGATAAGAAGCCAGCAGAGAGAACTGAAAAGGCATACTCAAAGTTGAAGAATATGAACCCTCATGATGTAACATTGGAGAATTTTGCTTCATTAAAGGTTTCtaggatgataaaaaaaaaactagaaaaacAATCAATAACtagcatttattatttaaatagtaTCTAG